In Eubacteriales bacterium mix99, the DNA window CTTATAATACTTGTGAACCAGTCTCCCCATAAAATTGTCGATGCGATGCATTGTGTTTTTTTCAAATTGGTACATTGGCCGCCCCTTTCCTGCTGCAAGGTTTTATTTACAATGTAAAATTATATTATCACATATTTGTATATATTTCAAGCAATTTATTGTATACTTTATTGCTTATCATTTGTATTTCCCTCCAAATAGAAGGGGCCTGTTCCGCCCGGAAGCTCATTCAGGAAATTGCGGAAATCCCGGCGCCTGAAAAAGTCACAGGAAACTGTCCTTTTTTTTATTAAAGTGTCAGAAAAAGAAGGAATTGCCTTGCTTGCGGCGAATAAGAAAGTAGAAACGATATATACAATTGTCTATACATTGTGCGCAGTGGAGGATATCCATTATTTATGAAGGCTGTTGGATTATGAGATGGAAAGAGAGGATTATGCGGATTTATGGCGGAACTGGAAAGCATCGAAGAGTATCAGCAACTGTTGAATAAGATCCCCGGAGTTCTGTCTTCCAGAATTATTACGGATGACCACTCAAATATAACAGATGTACATGTCCTTTCTACTACCAACCGCGGGCCAAAGCAGATTGTCCGGGATGTTCAGTCTGCCATGCTTGCAAAATATAATGTATCCGTGGATCACAAGATCATCAGTGTCGCTCAGATAGAGGATAAGAGTGTCACCAAACGGGAGATCCGGCTGGTGATCGAAAGTATAAAAATGCAGAGTGAACAGGGAAAGGTGATGGCCAGCGTTATTCTGTCCAGCGACGATCAAACCTTTGAAGGGATTGCTTCCGGGGGGAATTCCGCAAGAGGACGTATGCGGGTGGCAGTATCTGCCACACTACAGGCAATCCATCGGTTTCTGAACAAGGATTTCGTATTTTTATTATCCGATGCTGTGGAGGTCCATCTGGCGGATCGTCAGGCAATCGTTGTTTCCATCCTGCATATTGCAGACTTCGGCGAGGAGTATCTTTGCGGATCCGCCATGATCAAGGGCAACGACGATGATGCCGTTGTAAAGGCCACATTGGATGCGGTCAACCGGAGGTTATACCAGCATTATTCCAGATAGCAAGTATCATGATTGCCTATAAGCCAAAACATCGACAACAATACAGCGGAGCGGATATAGCCTGTCTGTCTAGCGAAGGACAGAGATTGAAAAATAGGGGGGCTATATTCCATGAAGAAGATTGGAGCATCGGTATTGACATTGGTTACGAGTTTAGTATCCTTGTTACTTGCCAGCGGTGCAATGTTTTCTATCAGATAACGGATGAGACATAAAATACATCGATGTTTTGGCTTTCTTTATCATTAAGGGGAATTGCTTCAATGAATAGAAAGCTATTGTTTACTATATCTGCTTTGAGTATCATCAGCCTGTCCCTTACAATATACTGTATCTTACAAGTCAAAAGTATAGACATTTGGAATCTGATATACTGGATTGTCCTGACTTCCCTGCTTGAATCCTTACCAATATATATAAAAGAAGACCGGGCAGTCAGTGTGAGCTTTGCCGTCCTGCTGGCCTGCCACCTTAACAACGGTCCCTATTTTACTGCATTGGTAGCATCCTGTGGAAGTGTTTTGGTATTTATAAAAAATCAGGATGGTACCTGGAAGCATCCCTTTAATTTACCTTTTTATAAGACGTTGATGAATTACTCGAATTTTACGATATCCATATTTACTGCCGGGGTTCTCTATGACACATGGATCAAAACATACCCCGTATTTATCAATCCCATCCTGAACATCGTTCTGATCTTTCTCTATCTGACCGTGGTTTTTTTGCTGAACTCCACCATCATGGCACTCTATACATCCCTTATGCGGAAAAAAGCATTTCAGAAAACCTGGACCAGTGAGACATTGTGGGCTTATCCCAATTTTATAGCCATCGCTCCCCTCGGCTACTTTCTCTCCGTTCTGTACCGGATCCCAAACGGTTCCCTCTATGTTCTTCTGCTTCTTGGCCCGCTTTTGCTGGCCCGTCATTCCTTCAAGCTGTACCTGGATTCCAGGGAGCAGTATTACAAGACCATCCGGACGCTTACTGCGGCCATCGAAGCAAAGGATAAGTATACGGAAAGCCATTCCAAACGGGTGGAATACTACGCGGGGCGCATTGCCCGGAAACTGCGGGTTTCGTCCGGAGAAGCCGAATCCATCCGTACGGCTGCCTTGCTGCACGACATAGGCAAAATAGGGATCAGGGACTCGGTCCTTTCCAAACCAGACCGGCTTTCCGATGAGGAATTGGCAATGATCCGGCAGCATCCCGGCATAGGAATAAAGATCCTGGAAGAGGTCACTTTCCCGGGACATGTAAAGGACGCCATTCTCCACCATCATGAAAGATACGACGGTGACGGATACCCGGATAATCTGAAAGGGGATCAGGTCTCCAGGGATGCTTACATTCTGGCCGCAGCGGATGCCTATGATGCCATGACTTCGGACCGGCCTTATCGGAAAGCGATGTCCAGGGATGCCGCCATTGAAAACATCAGAAAGGAAAAGGGTGCCCAATTTCATCCCGATATAGCCGATGCCCTGATCTCCGTCCTGGAAGAAGAAGGTGCAGTCGATAGCGAAAAAAGGAAAGACGGGAAAGAGAGAAAAAAGCAGAAAGGAAAAGATACGTAAAAATGATATTGCTGATCCTGTTGTTTGTCGCCGCCGTCGGCATTGGCCTGATCCGGGGCGGCAGGATATCCAATCTGACCCATATTAAAATCAGGCGTCCGTGGCTGATCTTTCTATCTGTTCTTGTCGAATATATTTTGATCTATCTGATGAGAAATACGTCCCGGATCACCCAGCCCCTGGCATGCCTGTTTCTGTTTTTACAATATCTTCTGCTGTTTCTGTTTTTATGGGAGAATCGGATGCTTTCATACATCTGGCTGATTGGCATGGGCAGCTTTCTGAACTTCCTTGTCATCCTGGTCAACAAGGGCTCCATGCCCCTGTCAAAAGCAGCCATGACGGTGGACGCCAATTCCAGAAACATGCAGTATCTGGCAAATGGTAAATACCTGACCTATCACATTCTGAACAGCAACTCAAAACTGTGGTTGCTTGGAGATGTTATTTTTGTCCCTCCCCCGGTCCAATCCTTTCTCAGTATCGGAGATATAATTCTGTTCCTCGGTATCCTGCTGCTGATTCAGAATATCATAGCGGGAAAACCGGAAAGAAAAGCGTCGTGACAGATAAAGTGTCTCCTCCTTCCCATTGGAGTCAACAGATGAACACAAAAAAACAGGATGGATCCGGTCCACCCTGTTCTGCTTTATTTTTTTATCCTCTTTTTGGAGGCTGCTGTTTTATCCGTTGACTTTCATCAATTGCTTTCATCAATTGATTTGAATCCGGTGATCCCTTTTCTTCTGTTCTTCCGCCTTTGGCAAAGTCAGTGTCAGGACACCATTTTCAAATTCTGCCTTTACATCCTCCGGCTTGATACCATTTACGTAAAAACTTCTGCTCATGGAGCTATATCTGCGCTCCCTGCGAATGTAGTTCTTATCCTTATCCTCCTCTTCGTTGTGATCTTCTCTCTGAACGGCAATGGTCAATCTGTCGTCCCGCAGTTCTACATTGATTTCATCCTTTTTCACACCGGGCAGTTCTGCTTCAACGACATAGTCATTATCATTCTCCCGGATATCAACCTTCATCTGATCATTGGAATCATACAGGCTCGGGAAGTCGCTGAAGAAGTTATCGAACCAATACTCCGGATCGAAAAAGTCTCTTGCCCTCTGAACATCCATATTCCTTCTGTTACGATACGGTGTTAATCCAAACATAACCATTCCTCCTGTTTGTATTTTATATCCTGTCAGGAAAAGTCATCTCATTTCATTCCTTTTCATCTTCTGCCTTTGACTTTCCTTGACCTTCAGTATTATTTATATCACCTCTCGCGGAAAATCACAACAGTAAAATTCAGCCTTATATCTTAATCTATACGGTTTATCTAAATATATCTGTTTATATCTCTTATTATCTCTTTATTTCATGCTATTTTAAAATAAATTCATCCCCCAACAGCAATTGATCCTGTAAAGCGAACTTCCAATGCATGCCATGGGACTTAAGATTGATAAATCACCATATAAATTGACAGCCTCCTCCTGTGCCTGTATACTGATTAGGATCTCCAGAAAGTGTATTTGAGCCAATATTTTCACATTCTTTGCCCGTACCATGATAAAATGGCATAAAAAGATAAGAATAAAGAAAAAGAAGAAGGAGGTACTCAGGATGAAAGAATATGGAATTGGAATCATTGGCTTTGGTTTCATGGGAAAAGCCCATACTTACGGGTATCAGACCATTCCGTTTTATTACAGAAATTTGCCCTTCCGGACTAAACTTGTGGGCGTCTGCACTGCTCATCCGAAAACAGCACAGCAGGCAAAGGAGCTTTACGGCTTCTCCTTTGCAACCACGGACCCCAATGAGATATGGAACCATCCTTCGGTGGACATCGTTCATATCTGCACTCCCAATGTGTTTCACAAAGATCAGGTGATCCGGGCATTACAGGCCGGAAAGCACGTCTACTGTGAAAAGCCGCTGACCACCAGCTACCGGGATGCAAAGGAGATCGTATCCATCCTGGACGGGACAGATGCCATCACCCAGATGACATTTCAGAACCGCTTCCTTCCTGCTGTCCTGCGGGCAAAGGAGCTGTTGAAGGAAGGCAGGCTGGGACGGATCCTTTCTTTCCGTGCGTGCTATCTGCATTCCGGTTCCGTGGACCCGGATCAGCCCATCGGCTGGAGACAGGACAAGGCAATGGGCGGCGGAGTTCTTTTCGACCTGGGATCCCATGTGCTGGATATCATCTATTATCTGATCGGCAAATATCAAAGTATTCTGGCAAAGAACACCGTTCTGTACCCGCAGCGTCCGGCTCCGGACGGCACAAGAAAAGAGATCACTGCAGAGGATCAGTCCCTGATGCTGGTTCAGATGAAAAATGGAAGTACCGGGGTAATCGAAGCGTCGAAAATCGCCACGGGAATGAACGACGAGATGCGATTTGAAATTCATGGCGACCGGGGAGCCATCCGGTTCCATCTCATGGATCCCAGTTATCTGGAGTTTTATGACAACACAAAACCGGATCAGCCCATCGGCGGAGAAAGGGGATTTACCCGCATTGAAACGGTCCAGCGTTTTCCCGAGCCGGGCGGGGCATTTGTTTCCCCCAAGGCACCCATCGGATGGATCCGCGGACATGTCCACTGTCTCTACAGCTTTCTGAACTGCGTTTATGAAGGCAAACAGGCCAGCCCTTCCCTGCGGGACGGAGCCTATATTCAATATGTCATGGAAAAGGCCTTTGAGTCCGATCGAACCTCCCGCTGGGTGGAACTATGACCAAAGGTTTTCTTGTTCTCCTCACAGGTTCATGTTAAAATGGAGTATACCGACTTGAAAAAAGGGGTGAAGGAATGAAATTTAAAATATTGGCAGACAGCAGCTGTGATGTAACAGAGGATTTACAGAAAAAAACAGGCGTTGAGCTGATTCCGCTCACCATGCGCCTGGGTGAAAAAATATACAAAGATGATAAAAGCCTGGACATCAGGGAATATATTAAAGCCATGAAGGAATACAAAAGCCATCCGAAAACCTCCTGCCCGTCCATTCAGGATTTTATGGATAAGTTCCGGGAAGGTGACAATGTCTTTGTCGTCACCATTTCCTCCAGGCTCAGCGGGACCTATAATGCCGCCGTACAGGCAAAAAATATCATCCGGGAAGAGCTCAGTGATAAATTTATCCACGTTTTTGATTCCAAAAGTGCTGCAATCGGCGAAACCATGGTTCATCTTAAAATTCATGAATATATAAAGAAGAATCTGGAAAACGCCGAAATCGTGGAAAAGGTCACCCGATATATTGAAGAGATGAAGACCTTCTTTTTGCTGGAGGACCTGGACAACCTGACAAAGGCCGGCAGGCTGAATCCCATTGTAGCCAAAGCGGCAAACATTCTTTCCATCAAGCCCGTCATGGGCGCCCATGACGGATCCATCCGCCTGGTCAGCAAGGTAAGGGGCTACAAAAGGGCGTTTCAGCGCCTGATCGATGTTATAGGGGAGGAAGGAACCCATCTGGAGGACAAGGTATTGGGCATCTCGCACTGCAACTGTCTTCACAGGGCGCAGAGACTGAAGGAAGAGATCCAGAAGAGATACCCCTTCAAGGACATTATCATTGCGGAAATGGGAGGCCTCAGTTCCACCTATGCGAATCAGGGCGGATTGGTCATTGCATTTTGACAAGTGGTCTGTTAAAATTCGGCCTGTTAAAATTCCAGACATACGAAAGTCCGGCAGCAAACTCTGCCGTGACAGGATCCCGATAGATGGGTTTATTCCCTGGTATCCGATGGGCCGGCGGACAGCGCATTCATTTCCGCTTCGGGGATATCCATTCCTGCCATCTTCATCAGATAAACGGCATTCCGGGTATTGGAAACGCCTTTCCGGAGTTTGTAGTCAAAAAGGAGTTTCCCTTCCCGGTAATATTCCCGGAAATGATAGTTCCGGATTCTGCTGTCCTCCTTTTCCAGATCCCCCAGCTCCACATCATGGGTGGACACAAAGCCGACGGCTCCTTCCGAGCTGAGCAGCTTGATCAAAATCCGCGCTCCGGTATGCCGATCCCGGGAATTGGTCCCCTTGAAGATTTCATCCAACAGGAAAAAGACCGGTTCGCCCCTCTTTGCCGCTTCAATCATTCGCTTGATCCGAAGAAGCTCCGCGTAAAAGGAAGAAATCCTGCCTTCCAGATCATCCCGGACCCGCATGGAGGTATAAAGATTAAATACCGTACAATGAAACTCCTTCGCGCAGACCGGAGCACCCGCATAAGCCAGTACCAGATTGATCCCGACAGTACGCAGCAGCGTGCTTTTCCCCGACATATTGGAACCGGTGATCAGAAAGACCTGTCCACTTTTCATCCGGTCTATGTCGTTGTATACCCTGTCTTCCGGCAGCAGCGGATGCCCCGCTTCCGCAGCAAACAGAAGGGAACGGCCGTCCCCGTAAATCCTTGGCACCGCCCAGTCCGGATGATCGTAATACAGGACGGCCAGACTGCACAGTGCTTCCATCTCCCCCAATGCTTCGATCCAGTCCCGGATCCGATCGCCGGATTGTTCCTTCCACTTCTCCAATACCAACATGCATTGATAGTCCCACAGAAAAAGAATGTTGATGAGCCAATATAACTGGCTGTACCGGACGGCGGTCCGGTCCATGATTCTTTCCAGCCTCCTGATCTGGCGGCATGCCGTTTCGCCCTGTTCATTGCGCAGTCTCTGCTGCAGCTTAATTAAATACGCGGAATGGAATTCCTGATCTTCTATTTTTCCCAGCATGGCCCGATCCATTTTGATATTGCCGAGAAAGGGGGCGACCACGTCCAGGATCTGCCTTCGTTCTGAATAATGATAAGCCGTCAGTCCCATCTGAAGGAGAAGAACCAGATAGGGAATGAAAAAAGGAAAAGCAGGAAATACAAAGGCAGCTGTGAAAAAGAGAATCAGCAGCAGCGGCAGACCCTGAATCAGCCAGCGGACAACACGTCTGTGATATTGGGGATTGCGCTGCTGTACCCATTGATAAAACGGCTGTGGATCCTGAAGTTTGTCTGCAGAAAGCAGCGCCTCCGCCTGCAGCTGCTGCCGCCAGTCCAGAAGCCCGGCCAGTTCCTTTGCCACTGTCTGACGTTCCCGGATTTCCTCCGGCTTTTTGGGCGGATCGGTAAGCAGCTTTTTCAGGGCATTCCTGCCGGCAAAGGTTTTTGCCGTATTCATCCACTGAAACAGGGAATTCCGGCCAAACACATCCAGATCCTCTGAAAAGTCATGTTCCGGATCCCGATAGTCCTCGCCGATATCCTCAAACGTCCTCCATGCCCCATTCAGCCGTTTCAGGGAATCCCCATTGATCTTCCTCAGAACATCGATACGCTCCTGCTCATGTTTCAGGCGGTTATGCCGGACAACAAGATACAGGAACAGCAGCATGGCAGGCAGAAATACGGCAATGCCCAGCGCTTCTTCTTTTCGGAAATACAGATACAAAGATCCGCCGAACCCAATCAGTGCCGTCAGCAGTCGGAAATTGCTGATCCGATTCAACCGGGATGTTTGATCTTCCCCTTGCTTTTGGTACTCTTTTGTTCTTTTCTCATATTCCGATCCGGGATTGTTCAATCAAAAACCTCCAATGTCCTTTCCGTCCAGGGTCCGCTTTTCACAAAACGGTGATTGCTGCTTTTCAATTGCTGTTTTCCATCCTGGCTGAAATTAAAGTTTCGCCAGGGCGGCAATCGCGGAGCCGGTCAGATTGGCGTTTTTTACCTCGACAAATGTATGATACTGTCCCAGCTTGTCATTCAGCCAGGTCTTCATATAGCGCTCCACCCTGCCTGGAAAATCCTTTGTCTTATAGAAAGTGGAACCATCTGCCGTAATGCACACCGGCCTTGCGGGATCCTTTCCCTTCCCGGTCTTCATAACAACAGCGGACAGATTGACAGCAGACAGCTTGGCCGCTCTCTCAATCAGGGAATCTATCAAGAAATACAGGGCAGTACGATCATTCCTTCCTTCCTCCGGATCCGGACTGCAGAAACCGGCCAGCAGGTTGTCTCCATAAGGGGCATGCAGAAAATCGTCGGCCTCCTTGGTGCTCAGTGTCAGAATGCTCCGGATGGCATTGGTCAGTGCTTTCGAAAACATTCCTTCCTCCGCAGCGTCCCGTAGCAGGGTGTATGCAAGGCCTCCCAGGTAGGCGCCGGAAATCTTCTTTTCAAAGGTGGACTCCCCCGGATTCACAGTGGTTGCGTCAAATTCCCCGTCGATCTTTCCGGACGGGGATTTCGCATAGGCTCCGGATTCCATATTGATCACCATGGTGTCGTAGCTCCTGCGTGCTTCCCGAAGCTTCCCGATATTTGCACCTTCCTCAATATAACTGGTATTGGTGCCGGTACCCAGGATGTAGCCCACAAAACTGTCATAATGCATTCTGGAAAAAGCTGCTTTTCCTCCAAGCAAGGTGGCAACAGTATCGTTCAGCAGGACAATACGCTTCGGCTCCGTCACTCCTTCGCTTTCAAGCGTCTTCAGGATCCCTGCCCCCACAGACTGTCCGATCATATTCTGAACCCGGATCTCCTTGCTGAAACGAATTAATCTGCCGTCCCCGTTGGGAAGGATATCGGTGGGATAGGAGAAGCAAAATCCGATTTTATTGCTCTTGTGGATCACTGGTTTCAAATACTCCACTGCCGTATGAAAAAACTCATCCCGGTCCACTTCTTCTCCGGCTCCGGGCATGGGATAATTTTCAAAATCATCAATGACAGGTTCCTTGTTCGCATCAAAGGAAACCACAGCGATCCGAAAATTGGTCCCTCCCGCATCCATTACAATCACCGGTTCATTGGATGGGATATCTTCCGTCATGGGAATATAGGTGGGCAGCATATCCAGACAACCCTCATCTCCATCCAGCCCTTTCTGCATATCCTGCAGGAATGTCCTGCATTCCTTCATAAAGTCCATGCTCTCATGGTCCATTCCGTTTTTCTGCAGAAAGCTTTGAACTTTTGCCCTGATTTCCTTCTCCGTCACTTTTGTACCCCTTTCGCAAGCATTCTTGTGTTCAGACTTTTCATTCAATATTATATAGGAGATCTCACAAAAATTATATAGGAGATCTCACAAAATGCAATATGGAACCTTGCCTGTCCCCCTGCCCATGGGAGCATTACCCGATATAGGGGCAGGAAGCCTTTGTCTGGCAAAATTATATCATATTTCTAGGAAGCGTAGAACCCTTTTACCTTTCTGTATTCCTTCATAATATTGCGCAGGATATCCACATGCTTGAAATCATTGTGATACAGAATATTGACTTCCCGTATCATACTGAGATTCTCAATAGGCAGAACCGTGATCTTCCCCTTCTTCAGCTCATCCAGACACACACTGCGGGAGAGGATGGAAACGCCGATATCCCGCCGGATCAGATCCTTGATCGTTGCAATGTTATCCACTTCCATGATAACATTGAAATCATTGAGAGACAGATTATGGCTTTCCAGTTTCGCCGTAAAAAGATTCCTGGTCCCGGAGGACGGACTGCGTAAAATCAACGGCTGCTGTTTCAGCTCGTCGATGGTTACCATGCTTCTTTTTGCCAGAGGATTGTTATTCGATACCACCAGCACCAGAGAATCGGTATCCAGCAGCAGGGAATGGATGCTTTCATCCTCGATCCTCCCTTCCACAACAGCCAGATCCAGCTCATAATTCTTCAGCTTTTTATAAAGATTATTTATGGAGTCAGTGACTATTGTTATGTTGGTGCCCGGACTCTTTGCACTGAATTTGCCCAGCACTTCTGCTACAGCATTGCTCTCCGACGTGTGTGTCATTCCAACGGTCAGACGGCGGATATGATGCTGTTCATCCTCGATGTCCTGTTTCATGGACTCATACAGACTGATCATCCGCCGGGCATACTGAATGACGATATACCCCTCATTTGTGGGCTTTATCTTGTTCCGGACACGATTGAATATTTTGATATCCAGATCCTTTTCCAATTGTTTGATATGCTGGGTTACAGCCGGCTGCGTCAGGGAAAGATGCTCTGCCGCACGGGTATAACTGTTATACTCAACCACTGCCAGCAATGTATACAGTTTTGGATCAATCATTCGTTTCCCCTTCTTTATAACATATCATTATTGACTGCTAATAATTCATAAATTTACTTTATGCTATCAGGCAACTATAATAGTAACATAAGTTCAACGATATCGCAAGAATTCCTGTCTGGCTTGAACAGTCTGAGGGAACACCTGTTGGATACTTTGATATATTATAAATTATTTCTATTTAGGGAGTGTACGTCGATGGTCTATCCATTCAGTCAATTAAATAATACTACAACGGTTCTTTTAACATTATCCATAATACTGCTGGCCGGTTTTTTGCTTACCCGCATTACAAAGAAGGCAAAGCTTCCCAACGTCACAGGCTACATCATTGCCGGCATCCTGATCGGGCCCTATGTCCTGAAGCTGATTCCGCTGGAGATGGTCGGTAAAATGGGCTTCGTCAGTGATATTGCCCTGTCATTTATTGCATTTGGCATCGGACGGTTTTTTGTAAAGGAGTCCTTCAGGGAAACCGGCATCGGCATCATCGCGATTACCCTGCTGGAGTCTTTGATCCCCGGAGTCCTGATCGCCCTGTCCCTGCGCTTTCTGTTTCATCTGGACTGGAGCTTCAGCCTGCTTTTGGGAGCCATTGCCACAGCCACGGCGCCTGCCAGCACCATGGTTACCATTGGTCAGTACCATG includes these proteins:
- a CDS encoding HD-GYP domain-containing protein — encoded protein: MNYSNFTISIFTAGVLYDTWIKTYPVFINPILNIVLIFLYLTVVFLLNSTIMALYTSLMRKKAFQKTWTSETLWAYPNFIAIAPLGYFLSVLYRIPNGSLYVLLLLGPLLLARHSFKLYLDSREQYYKTIRTLTAAIEAKDKYTESHSKRVEYYAGRIARKLRVSSGEAESIRTAALLHDIGKIGIRDSVLSKPDRLSDEELAMIRQHPGIGIKILEEVTFPGHVKDAILHHHERYDGDGYPDNLKGDQVSRDAYILAAADAYDAMTSDRPYRKAMSRDAAIENIRKEKGAQFHPDIADALISVLEEEGAVDSEKRKDGKERKKQKGKDT
- a CDS encoding DUF5317 family protein, which encodes MILLILLFVAAVGIGLIRGGRISNLTHIKIRRPWLIFLSVLVEYILIYLMRNTSRITQPLACLFLFLQYLLLFLFLWENRMLSYIWLIGMGSFLNFLVILVNKGSMPLSKAAMTVDANSRNMQYLANGKYLTYHILNSNSKLWLLGDVIFVPPPVQSFLSIGDIILFLGILLLIQNIIAGKPERKAS
- a CDS encoding Hsp20/alpha crystallin family protein, translated to MFGLTPYRNRRNMDVQRARDFFDPEYWFDNFFSDFPSLYDSNDQMKVDIRENDNDYVVEAELPGVKKDEINVELRDDRLTIAVQREDHNEEEDKDKNYIRRERRYSSMSRSFYVNGIKPEDVKAEFENGVLTLTLPKAEEQKKRDHRIQIN
- a CDS encoding Gfo/Idh/MocA family oxidoreductase, giving the protein MKEYGIGIIGFGFMGKAHTYGYQTIPFYYRNLPFRTKLVGVCTAHPKTAQQAKELYGFSFATTDPNEIWNHPSVDIVHICTPNVFHKDQVIRALQAGKHVYCEKPLTTSYRDAKEIVSILDGTDAITQMTFQNRFLPAVLRAKELLKEGRLGRILSFRACYLHSGSVDPDQPIGWRQDKAMGGGVLFDLGSHVLDIIYYLIGKYQSILAKNTVLYPQRPAPDGTRKEITAEDQSLMLVQMKNGSTGVIEASKIATGMNDEMRFEIHGDRGAIRFHLMDPSYLEFYDNTKPDQPIGGERGFTRIETVQRFPEPGGAFVSPKAPIGWIRGHVHCLYSFLNCVYEGKQASPSLRDGAYIQYVMEKAFESDRTSRWVEL
- a CDS encoding DegV family protein, whose translation is MKFKILADSSCDVTEDLQKKTGVELIPLTMRLGEKIYKDDKSLDIREYIKAMKEYKSHPKTSCPSIQDFMDKFREGDNVFVVTISSRLSGTYNAAVQAKNIIREELSDKFIHVFDSKSAAIGETMVHLKIHEYIKKNLENAEIVEKVTRYIEEMKTFFLLEDLDNLTKAGRLNPIVAKAANILSIKPVMGAHDGSIRLVSKVRGYKRAFQRLIDVIGEEGTHLEDKVLGISHCNCLHRAQRLKEEIQKRYPFKDIIIAEMGGLSSTYANQGGLVIAF
- a CDS encoding LysR family transcriptional regulator translates to MIDPKLYTLLAVVEYNSYTRAAEHLSLTQPAVTQHIKQLEKDLDIKIFNRVRNKIKPTNEGYIVIQYARRMISLYESMKQDIEDEQHHIRRLTVGMTHTSESNAVAEVLGKFSAKSPGTNITIVTDSINNLYKKLKNYELDLAVVEGRIEDESIHSLLLDTDSLVLVVSNNNPLAKRSMVTIDELKQQPLILRSPSSGTRNLFTAKLESHNLSLNDFNVIMEVDNIATIKDLIRRDIGVSILSRSVCLDELKKGKITVLPIENLSMIREVNILYHNDFKHVDILRNIMKEYRKVKGFYAS